A single genomic interval of Lathyrus oleraceus cultivar Zhongwan6 chromosome 7, CAAS_Psat_ZW6_1.0, whole genome shotgun sequence harbors:
- the LOC127103445 gene encoding glutathione S-transferase T3-like — protein sequence MDPNHFHYQQAFFNYMQNYQNPNPQISQIPPVPTNPAIFLLSPNNPNMYPIPQMNSNSMEFSTQVPPFSTQVPPFSTQVGTEKEERVVVKKRSREQFTREEDILLIQSWLNVSKDPIVGVDQKAESFWLRIAASYNQYRGQLREKLEGQLKCRWHRINGMVQKFVGCYKIALKGKKSGTSETDVMADAHAIFAQDQGTTFNLEYAWRLLKDEAKWRIVEESIGSSVKITRLMLVGHHRRTQIQLQVMSLTHHHQWSVQWDKKEG from the coding sequence ATGGATCCTAATCATTTTCATTATCAACAAGCTTTTTTCAATTACATGCAAAATTATCAAAATCCTAATCCTCAAATTTCTCAAATTCCACCGGTGCCAACAAACCCCGCCATATTTCTTCTGTCACCAAACAATCCAAACATGTATCCTATACCTCAAATGAATTCTAATAGTATGGAATTCTCTACTCAAGTTCCACCATTTTCTACTCAAGTCCCACCATTTTCTACTCAAGTTGGTACTGAAAAAGAAGAAAGGGTTGTCGTTAAAAAAAGATCTCGAGAGCAATTTACAAGGGAAGAGGATATACTACTTATCCAATCATGGCTCAATGTTTCAAAGGATCCAATTGTGGGAGTTGATCAAAAGGCTGAGAGTTTTTGGTTAAGAATTGCTGCTAGTTATAACCAATATCGTGGGCAATTGCGGGAAAAGTTAGAGGGACAGTTAAAATGTCGATGGCATAGAATAAATGGCATGGTTCAAAAATTTGTTGGGTGTTACAAAATTGCTCTTAAAGGAAAGAAAAGTGGGACATCCGAGACCGATGTCATGGCAGATGCACATGCTATTTTTGCTCAGGATCAAGGTACAACATTCAATCTTGAGTATGCATGGCGATTGTTAAAAGATGAAGCTAAATGGCGCATCGTCGAAGAATCGATTGGAAGTTCTGTAAAAATAACAAGACTTATGCTAGTGGGGCATCATCGGAGAACCCAGATACAACTTCAAGTTATGAGTTTAACTCATCATCACCAATGGAGCGTCCAATGGGACAAAAAGGAAGGGTAA